A genomic region of Christiangramia sp. OXR-203 contains the following coding sequences:
- a CDS encoding RNA polymerase sigma factor: MTPTITHINDLVARCRQGEQRAQMEIYDRYYKAMYNTAYRITGHSAEAEDIMQESFLKAFTRIESFNEDATFGAWLKRIVINQSITALNKSKKLAEVSYNDELRNEQDSCGLVIDDYTNDKVKLVLNALKNLKENYRVCLTLHLIEGFDQEEIGEIMKISYGNCRTMISRAKESLRKKLQQHER, encoded by the coding sequence TTGACACCAACCATCACACATATTAATGATCTTGTTGCCCGTTGCCGTCAAGGAGAACAACGTGCGCAGATGGAAATCTATGATCGGTATTACAAAGCAATGTACAATACCGCCTATAGAATTACAGGACATTCTGCTGAAGCTGAAGATATTATGCAGGAATCGTTTTTAAAGGCCTTTACAAGAATAGAAAGTTTTAACGAGGATGCCACCTTTGGTGCCTGGCTGAAACGTATCGTGATCAATCAAAGTATCACTGCTTTGAACAAATCCAAAAAGTTGGCGGAGGTTTCTTATAATGATGAGCTAAGAAATGAACAGGACTCTTGTGGTTTGGTAATCGATGATTATACCAATGACAAAGTGAAATTAGTGCTTAACGCATTAAAGAATTTGAAAGAAAACTACAGAGTTTGTCTAACACTACATCTTATTGAAGGATTTGATCAGGAAGAAATTGGTGAGATTATGAAAATTTCATACGGAAACTGTAGAACGATGATTTCCAGAGCTAAAGAAAGTTTAAGAAAAAA